Genomic DNA from Filimonas effusa:
GTATGCCTTCGTTGTAATCATAATAATAGGTAGGACGTGTGTCCTGAATAGCCGCTTCAGAACCAACCCAGAACATAGAAGCGCTAAGTGTTTGCTGTTGCTCGGCCAGCACCCAAAGCGGGGTGCCGCCATACCAGCTGCCATCTCTCACCTTAACTTTATCATGCATGGCATAGCTGGTGTTCCTTGCACGATCATAGTAATAATTACTCACCAGCCCGTGGTGCGAGGGATAAAGTCCCGTTACTAATGTATAATGGTTTGAAAAAGTAACACTCGGATAAGAAGGGATCATAGACGATGCCCTTACCCCTTTTTCACCCAGGGCAATCAGGTGCTGTGCGTTGTATTTCTCAGCATAATCATAACGGAAACCATCAGCAGAAATCAGGATCACATAAGGCTGCTGCTGAGCCGCAGCGCTGTTCTTGCGACCTTCAGTAATATGTTGCAAAGAATCGCGCTGGCCATGCGCCATATTTGCAGCAAATAAAAGAGAACTGGTGACAACTGCGCACACAACAGCTTTTAAAGTCATGTGTAAACCAATTTTATCCAGGTAAAAGAGCAGGCCGGGCCTCCGGCAAATACTACTGTGTAACAATGGGCGAAAGAACATCCGGGGGAGATATTTAGGTTAAAAAATCATTATCAGAAATAAAGGTAGAGCCGCCGGCTCATAAATAAAAATAAGAGGTTGCAGCAACGTATGCTACAACCTCCTTCAGACATAATGCTTATTTAATAACAAGGGGCGTATTCCCACTTATTAAAGATGCTGATGAACCTATGGCCTCTACGGCATCAAAGCCGCCAACTTAGCATCCAGCGCTTCATGCGGCTCTCCACCTTCGCCATAACGCCCGATGATCATCCCCTGCTTATCGATAAGTATCTGAGTAGGCAACGATGATACATGATACTTGTCCGAAAGATCATTGGAACGGTCAAACACCGGCCCTTCGCTGGCATAAGTCACCTTCATTCCACGCAGCACCTGTAACCAGGGAAGTCCGTCTTTTGCCACAGCCTTCTTCCAGGCCGTTGTATCACGGTCATCATCAGAAATGCCAATGACCTCAAACCCTTTACTTTTATAAGCCTCGTAAAGTTCTTTCAAATGCGGGTTGCCCTTACGGCAAGGCACACACCAGCTTGCCCAGAAATCGATAAGTACATATTGCCCTTTCAGGTCGGCAAGCTTCAGTTGTTTGCCGTTGATATCGGTAGCAGTGAACAACGCAGCAGTAGTTCCCGGCACGCCTATTTTACGCTTCTCCAGCTCTTCAGCAATCGCTTTTCCAAAAACACTCTGCTTCACTGCCATAGGAAAAGCGTTATAATACTGTCTCATCTTCTCCGTAGAAATACTCTTGTTAAACCTGAGCAGGTAAGCCGTAACAAAAGAGGCAGGATGCGCTTCTATAAAACCATTCGTAATCTCTTCCATCTCCTGGTAATAAGGCACAAGCACCCAGTTCTTCAATTCCTGGTAAGCAACATTGCTCCTTTTGTTCACCTCATGCAAAGTATCCATGACTACTGTCCAGCGCCGCTTCAGTAATTCCTGCTTTGCCTGTAATTGCTGGTATTCGGCTTGCGAAGCAGACCCCGTGATCCTGGCATTTTTATAATCCTGGTCGGCAACCAAAACACGCATGGCAGTAGGCTCGATAAAGAATGCGGTAAAGTTGGGATCATCCATAAGGCGTGATTGTAGTTTACCGTTGAAATAAGCCATGATAGGGCCTGGTATGTTTCCGGTAAACCGGAAGCTACCGTTTTGCAGTTGACTGCTGTCTTTCACCTGCTTACCAGCAGCATTCTGATAACTGAGGTAAACCCACCCTTGCTGCTGGTTCGTTACTTTACCCGTTAATGTAAAAGCATCCGCCTTTTCCGCTTGTGCATTGACAGCCATGGAACAGGCTACCGCCAGCACTAATGAATAATATTTTTTCATAAAAGGTTATTGATTGTTTTGTTGAATATTTCCATTTTCAGCAAGCACATCATCTGATATGCGTATTACCACCTTTGCATCAGTAGCAGCAATCGTCAGCGGTTGCGCATTAAAGGAGGTATAACTACGTACCATAGGCAGGCCATTCCTGAAATAATCGAAACTGTTATGTCCCTCAAAAGCCAGCTCAAGACGGCGCTGCTTCAGTATTTCAGTAAACAGTGTCTGTCCGCTGATCCCCGACAACACTCCTACACCAGCACGATTGCGGATCACATTGAGATCAGACAATGCGCCTGCATTATCACCCGCTTTCACCCTGGCTTCTGCCCTGTTCAGGTATACTTCGGCAAGACGCAGGTAGTGAATGGGAGCATTACTATAATAAACAGCAGTGTATTTGTAATAGTATTTATTGCAACTAAGCGTATCGGTATTATTGCCAGGATACTTGTCTGTAATATAAAATCTACGGCGCAGGTCGCCCGGAGCCAGCAGATCCAATAAGTCCGGGGAAGGTTTTATCTGTCCTGTAGAATAGCTGCTACTCCCCGCATATTGCCCTGTAGGCTGGTAAAACCACGTAGGGATGGACATGGTAGCGGCATCGTGATTGATGGCCCAAATAGTTTCGGTATTCGCCTGGTTGCTGTTGCTGTAGTAAGCAGTATAGGCAGTTCCTTGTAACAGCGAATAACCGCCGTTCAATAGAACTGAATCGGCATATTGCTGCGCTAAACGTGCATAGTTGGTATTGGGCTGGTCAAAGGAACCGCTCATATACAGGTACACACGTGATAACAGTCCATAGGCAGCATAACGCGAAGCATAGCTGTTGTTTTTCTTTTGCGTAAATGTTTGCGCCGCCTCGGTAAGGTCGCTGATGATCTGTTTATAAGTGTCTTCAACCGATGCCCTTGCCGGTCTGTCCGAAGCAGCCGTAACAGGCTGCAATATCAACGGAATACCGGGGTTACCCGACGGAGACTGGTAATAAGGACGGCCATATAGCCTCACCAGGTTAAAAAATACCATGCCTCTCAGGAAAAGGTTTTCCGCTTTAGCCTGCAGGATCACAGGATCGGTTTCTCCGGGTTGTATATGTTTCAGCACCGTATTTACACCCAGCAATACACGATAACTGCCCGACCAGAACGTATGAGACAATCCAAAGTCTTTGGAAGAAGCATTCAGGAACTTAAAGGCGTCTATATCCTGCGTTGCAGTAAGACTGCTGGTGCTGGTATTATCGATAGGCTTTACGTTATTCCCCCTGAACTCAGCCAGGTTGAACCAGTTTTTATCATAATTGGTGGTGGAGTTCGTTAAGCTGTTGTAATTGGCCACAGTTGTTTTTGTAAACCCTGCGGGTGTCGCAAATTCCTGCTCCTCAAACAACACATTATGTGGAACAATTTCATCCAGCTTTTTATCACAGGCAGAGAAGCTGATGGCTGAAATGCAGGCTAGACCCGCTATATAAAGATTTCTTTTTTTCATTTTTACCAGTTTTAACATGTTACAATCCAATGTTGATACCTGCAAGGAATCGGCGGGGCATAGAGCTGTAAATACCCGCGCCACCATAAATATTCGACGCAGAAGTACCTATAACAGCGCCTTCAGGATCTGACGCGTATAACTCTCTTGAATTGACTACTGCCAGGTTATCGACGCTGACATAAATATTCACCGATTTCATCCTGGCCCGGTTCACCAGCGCCGAAGGCAGATCGTAGGCCAGGCGCACGTTACGTAACCGCAGGTAACTTGCATCCTGTATCAGCAGTGAAGAACTGATATTGGTAGCGCCACGCTCCGAAAACGCCAGGTCATAGTAATTGGGATAGTTGGCGCGTGTATCGCCGGGGCCGCTCCAGAAACGGATCGCATCGTTAGGCTGAATACCATTCTGGCCATAGGTCCAGGTATTGGGGGAAATGAAATTGCGTACCCCGTTGTTGAAGATCTTGTTGCCGTAAACGAAATTGAGCAGAACCGAAAGGGTAAACCCTTTATAACGGAAAGTATTGGTCATACCACCAAAGAAAGTAGGCGTAGCCGACCCCATGGAACGAAAGCCTCTCAATCCATCCTGCTTCACCAATGGAATACTATCCACCAATTGAATGCTCTTATCGGCCATTACCCTCTCAAACAGCGGACGACCGTTATTAGGATTTACACCCGCATATTTGATCGCCTTCAGTGAATTGATATCTTCTCCTACATAACGATAATAAGCCCTGGAAAAACCATCGATCAGCGAATCCCCATAAAGTTTGGTAAGCCTGTTCGAGTTGAAGCTGATATTAAAATCAGTAGTCCAACTGAAATTGCGCGACTGGATATTGGTGGTAGACAAAAGGATATCAATACCCCTGTTGCGCAGTTCGCCTACATTCCTGATCTGGGAAAGGCTGCCCTGGTAAGTAGGCAGGGTAACGGTTTGCAGAAGCCCCTTGCTAAGCCTGTTATAAACATCTACGGTAAGATTGATCCTGTCCCAGAAACCAATATCGAAACCAACGTTGGTAGTATAAGTTGTCTCCCAGGTAATTTCATTGTTAGCCAGGCGCTGAATGGCCGCCCCTACCGTACTTGTATTGTCATATCCATAAGCAGTACTTTCCTGGAATGTAGTAAAGTTCAGGAAGTCTGCCCCCGCTTCACGTCCCGAAGTACCATAAGAAGCCCTGAGCTTGAGATTCGTTATAGCCCTGGCATTGGCCATAAACTGCTCCTTACCCAAAAGCCAGGCGCCGCTTACAGAGTAAAAGGTGCCATACCTGTTGAGTTTGCCGAAGTTGCTGGACGCATCACGGCGTAAAGAAACAGAACCAAAGTATTTTCCCTTATAGTTATCATTGATTTCAGAGAACATAGAGAAAGAAGCCCTTTCTAATGTAGCCGGGGAAGAAGGAGGTATTGGTAACCCGCTTCTCACGTAGATCCAGGCCGAAGTCCCCGAGCCATAATTAAGGAAAGCACCCAGGTTGCGCTCACCGGGATAAGGGGTATTGTAACCCGAAACGGAAATGCTTTCTGTTTTGGTTTTACCATACTCCTGTCCAACCAATGCCGACACCTGGTGATCACCAAAACGCTTGTTAAATGAAAGCAGGTTCGATGTCAGCATGTAATTTGTCTTGGTATCAGTCAGGTACAACTCACCGTTCATGTAAACAGGCCCCGTAGAAGGTCCGTTATACTTGCCCCTGTAAGTACGCGGGTCACGATAAGTGTTCACGTTATTGTAGATATACTGGTAAGTATTTGTCGACTGAACAGACAACCACGGTGTAATCGCATACTTGATAACGCCGGTTCCCAGGTAACTCTGCCTGCTCGTGATAGCCGTATTCAGCTCATGACGGTAAAGCGGGTTACTGTACCAGCCCAATATTCTCGGCCCCGTTGCGGAATAAGTATAGTTGGGAATGGAATCAGCCATTTGTCCGTCGGCTTTATAAGGACTTACCCAGGGCTGCAGTACATACGACTGGTTTTCCCCGCTCGACGCAGTGTATTTATCGACAATCACATTGGTACTGATGCCTACAGATAGTTTGTTGCTTACCTTCTGGTCTATATTGAGACGGATAGACTTCCTGTCGAGACGGTCATCCAGCAAAGTACCATCCTGTTTCAGCCAGTTCACAGAACCATAGAAGCGGGTTTTATCATTACCGCTCGTGAGAGACAGGTTCACATCACTTTGTTTGCCGTCGGGAAACAACCCATCATTGCTCCAGTCGTAATTGGTATTTCTTTCCGCTTCGGTAAAAGTGCGGGTAGTATTGAAATAATTCGAAAACGAACCATACCGCGATTGTAACGATGGTGTTCCATTGTACAACGCCTGCATGTATTTCTCGATATGAGTGGTAGCCTGCGCTGTATTCATGTAATTGATCAGGCGGTTGTTCTGCACCTTGCCATAATTCATATTCACATTCACGGACAGCTTACCTGGTGTGCCTCTGCGCGTGGTAACCAACAGTACACCCTGCGCTGCACGGGAACCATAGATGGCAGTAGAAGCAGCATCTTTCAGTAAAGTAACCGACTCTATATCTGTAGCATCAACAATATCCTGCAGGTTATCTGCCGTTGTGA
This window encodes:
- a CDS encoding TlpA disulfide reductase family protein, giving the protein MKKYYSLVLAVACSMAVNAQAEKADAFTLTGKVTNQQQGWVYLSYQNAAGKQVKDSSQLQNGSFRFTGNIPGPIMAYFNGKLQSRLMDDPNFTAFFIEPTAMRVLVADQDYKNARITGSASQAEYQQLQAKQELLKRRWTVVMDTLHEVNKRSNVAYQELKNWVLVPYYQEMEEITNGFIEAHPASFVTAYLLRFNKSISTEKMRQYYNAFPMAVKQSVFGKAIAEELEKRKIGVPGTTAALFTATDINGKQLKLADLKGQYVLIDFWASWCVPCRKGNPHLKELYEAYKSKGFEVIGISDDDRDTTAWKKAVAKDGLPWLQVLRGMKVTYASEGPVFDRSNDLSDKYHVSSLPTQILIDKQGMIIGRYGEGGEPHEALDAKLAALMP
- a CDS encoding RagB/SusD family nutrient uptake outer membrane protein, translating into MKKRNLYIAGLACISAISFSACDKKLDEIVPHNVLFEEQEFATPAGFTKTTVANYNSLTNSTTNYDKNWFNLAEFRGNNVKPIDNTSTSSLTATQDIDAFKFLNASSKDFGLSHTFWSGSYRVLLGVNTVLKHIQPGETDPVILQAKAENLFLRGMVFFNLVRLYGRPYYQSPSGNPGIPLILQPVTAASDRPARASVEDTYKQIISDLTEAAQTFTQKKNNSYASRYAAYGLLSRVYLYMSGSFDQPNTNYARLAQQYADSVLLNGGYSLLQGTAYTAYYSNSNQANTETIWAINHDAATMSIPTWFYQPTGQYAGSSSYSTGQIKPSPDLLDLLAPGDLRRRFYITDKYPGNNTDTLSCNKYYYKYTAVYYSNAPIHYLRLAEVYLNRAEARVKAGDNAGALSDLNVIRNRAGVGVLSGISGQTLFTEILKQRRLELAFEGHNSFDYFRNGLPMVRSYTSFNAQPLTIAATDAKVVIRISDDVLAENGNIQQNNQ
- a CDS encoding SusC/RagA family TonB-linked outer membrane protein, with the protein product MIFKANARRHPAAGIRIRVKQMLLIMRLTIFLILAACLQVAARGNAQTISLSEKNVSLQKVFRQIQQQMPYDFVYNFELLKQAGNVDVNVRNASLEQVLQLCLKGKPLTYLIFDNTIVIKSKERAAQQLNMEWVAAPPPAELVGGVVVDDKGAAVAGASVMVSFPPGGPTGITRPKIYTQTNEKGEFKLPYFSGVATITISYIGFNTVELKVSAQSQRLRVMLQPQETKLTELVITGYSTKKVSEITGSVQSLSGDDIRKGVSTANTLAMLKGKAAGLYIVEAGTSNGSVANRGQVIMRGQASLPDASNTNFGPLIVLDGVITTADNLQDIVDATDIESVTLLKDAASTAIYGSRAAQGVLLVTTRRGTPGKLSVNVNMNYGKVQNNRLINYMNTAQATTHIEKYMQALYNGTPSLQSRYGSFSNYFNTTRTFTEAERNTNYDWSNDGLFPDGKQSDVNLSLTSGNDKTRFYGSVNWLKQDGTLLDDRLDRKSIRLNIDQKVSNKLSVGISTNVIVDKYTASSGENQSYVLQPWVSPYKADGQMADSIPNYTYSATGPRILGWYSNPLYRHELNTAITSRQSYLGTGVIKYAITPWLSVQSTNTYQYIYNNVNTYRDPRTYRGKYNGPSTGPVYMNGELYLTDTKTNYMLTSNLLSFNKRFGDHQVSALVGQEYGKTKTESISVSGYNTPYPGERNLGAFLNYGSGTSAWIYVRSGLPIPPSSPATLERASFSMFSEINDNYKGKYFGSVSLRRDASSNFGKLNRYGTFYSVSGAWLLGKEQFMANARAITNLKLRASYGTSGREAGADFLNFTTFQESTAYGYDNTSTVGAAIQRLANNEITWETTYTTNVGFDIGFWDRINLTVDVYNRLSKGLLQTVTLPTYQGSLSQIRNVGELRNRGIDILLSTTNIQSRNFSWTTDFNISFNSNRLTKLYGDSLIDGFSRAYYRYVGEDINSLKAIKYAGVNPNNGRPLFERVMADKSIQLVDSIPLVKQDGLRGFRSMGSATPTFFGGMTNTFRYKGFTLSVLLNFVYGNKIFNNGVRNFISPNTWTYGQNGIQPNDAIRFWSGPGDTRANYPNYYDLAFSERGATNISSSLLIQDASYLRLRNVRLAYDLPSALVNRARMKSVNIYVSVDNLAVVNSRELYASDPEGAVIGTSASNIYGGAGIYSSMPRRFLAGINIGL